Genomic DNA from Desulfonema ishimotonii:
TATCCGGCCCGGCTTCCCGGAATTTCTCGATTTCTTAGCGGAGCGGGCGGTGCCCTTTGTGGTGATCTCCGGCGGGCTGATCGGCCTGGTATCGGCCCGGCTGGAGAGCCTGTCGGACAGAATTCACGCCATACACGCGGCAGATGTGCGGGATGACGGGGACTATCTTCAGGTTGAGTCCCCCTTTGAGGGCGGCACGGAGCTGGTGGCCAAGGTCGATGTCATGTCCCGGTATGTCTTTGACGAGGCTGTTGCCATCGGGGACGGGCTGACCGACCGCAACATCGCCATGACCGCCTCGGTCGTATTTGCCCGCGACGGTCTGCAAGCCTGGCTTCGGGAATCGGGAAAGGCGTTCTTCGCCTGGGAGGATTTTTTTGACATCCGGGAACGCCTCGCCCGCATGTGGGATTTGGAAAAGGAGGCGGGGTCCGGGAACAAACTGTGAAAACGCTGATCATTACGGAAAAGCCCTCGGTGGCAATGGATTTTGCCAAAGCCCTGGGGGTGAACGGCAAGCACGACGGCTATATTGAGGACGGGTCGTATACCATCACCTGGGCAGTGGGGCACTTGGTCGAACTGA
This window encodes:
- a CDS encoding HAD-IB family phosphatase, whose translation is MKRIVFCDFDRTITVRETFVDILRRFAGESYDKVAPSFRSGKVTLRQGVRMLVESIPSDRYPEMLAHIRRQDIRPGFPEFLDFLAERAVPFVVISGGLIGLVSARLESLSDRIHAIHAADVRDDGDYLQVESPFEGGTELVAKVDVMSRYVFDEAVAIGDGLTDRNIAMTASVVFARDGLQAWLRESGKAFFAWEDFFDIRERLARMWDLEKEAGSGNKL